Proteins from a genomic interval of Kitasatospora kifunensis:
- a CDS encoding FAD-dependent oxidoreductase, producing the protein MAGQPIAPRRTAPHPGPEPEYGPLSRRYGSVVDHLYGVEVVVVDQDGSARVVVATREPDDPNHDLWWAHTGAGGGNFGVVTRYWLRSPDATGTDPAGLLPRAPRQLLECLVVWAWDEQMTERAFTTLLANFARWHECNSAPGSPAAGLYAVLEPAHRSAGSFQLVVQIDAGLPGADALVTDFVSAVTAGTGATQLLNGRRTMPWLHPTTWPGNGEPGDMITRRYKEKAGYLRRGFTATQLATIYQHLTNSTGGSTGGMLFVGYGGQVNTVPPQATAVAQRDAVMKAVFHTTWADEQDDAANLAWIRDFYRDVYRDTGGVPVPGGVSDGSYINYPDVDLADPAWNTSGVPWQTLYYKGNYPRLQQIKARWDPRNVFHHALAIDSSTG; encoded by the coding sequence ATGGCAGGCCAACCTATCGCGCCCCGCCGCACAGCCCCTCACCCGGGGCCTGAGCCCGAGTACGGGCCGCTGTCGCGGCGCTACGGCTCGGTGGTGGACCACCTGTACGGCGTGGAGGTGGTGGTCGTGGACCAGGACGGCAGCGCCCGCGTGGTGGTCGCCACCCGCGAGCCCGACGACCCGAACCACGACCTGTGGTGGGCGCACACCGGCGCCGGCGGCGGCAACTTCGGTGTCGTCACCCGGTACTGGCTGCGCTCGCCCGACGCCACCGGCACCGACCCGGCGGGACTCCTACCACGCGCGCCGCGCCAACTGCTGGAGTGCCTGGTCGTCTGGGCCTGGGACGAGCAGATGACCGAGCGGGCGTTCACCACGCTGCTGGCCAACTTCGCGCGCTGGCACGAGTGCAACAGCGCGCCCGGCTCGCCCGCGGCCGGCCTGTACGCGGTCCTGGAACCCGCACACCGCAGTGCCGGCAGCTTCCAGTTGGTCGTGCAGATCGACGCCGGCCTGCCGGGCGCCGACGCGCTGGTCACCGACTTCGTCTCCGCGGTGACGGCAGGCACGGGTGCCACCCAACTCCTCAACGGCCGCCGCACCATGCCCTGGCTGCACCCCACCACCTGGCCGGGCAACGGCGAGCCCGGCGATATGATCACCCGCCGCTACAAGGAGAAGGCCGGCTACCTGCGCCGGGGCTTCACCGCCACCCAACTCGCCACGATCTACCAGCACCTGACGAACTCCACCGGCGGAAGCACCGGCGGCATGCTGTTCGTCGGCTACGGCGGCCAGGTCAACACCGTGCCGCCGCAGGCCACCGCCGTCGCCCAGCGCGACGCGGTGATGAAGGCGGTCTTCCACACGACTTGGGCCGATGAGCAGGACGACGCGGCCAACCTGGCCTGGATCCGTGACTTCTACCGCGATGTCTACCGGGACACCGGCGGCGTCCCCGTCCCCGGCGGGGTCAGCGACGGGTCGTACATCAACTATCCGGACGTCGACCTGGCGGACCCCGCCTGGAACACCTCCGGCGTGCCCTGGCAGACCCTGTACTACAAGGGCAACTACCCGCGTCTGCAGCAGATCAAGGCCCGCTGGGACCCGCGCAACGTCTTCCACCACGCGCTCGCGATCGACTCGTCAACCGGCTGA
- a CDS encoding class I SAM-dependent methyltransferase: MFSSQGPSLRDLAAQALNSVERGYDLLAPTFDHTPFRTPDRVLTATAEVLRPLGPFGAGLDVCCGTGAGMRALTPLCRGPVTGVDFSGGMLAQARTAHPDAQWVRADARALPFTEAFDLAVSFGALGHFLPAERPALFAAVHRALRPGGLFAFPVAAPPRVTSPWYWALAGFDAVMRVRNAVWRPPFVMYYRSCPLTALRTDLAAAGFAVTVAPLEGLGRREDGSPRCQLLLARRA; the protein is encoded by the coding sequence ATGTTCTCCTCCCAGGGTCCCTCCCTGCGCGACCTGGCGGCTCAGGCGCTCAACTCCGTCGAGCGCGGCTACGACCTGCTGGCGCCCACGTTCGATCACACGCCCTTTCGCACCCCCGACCGCGTCCTGACGGCGACCGCCGAGGTCCTGCGTCCGCTCGGGCCGTTCGGAGCGGGCCTGGACGTCTGCTGCGGAACCGGTGCGGGAATGCGGGCCTTGACGCCACTGTGCCGAGGACCGGTCACCGGGGTGGACTTCAGCGGCGGCATGCTCGCCCAGGCGCGCACCGCGCACCCGGACGCGCAGTGGGTACGGGCCGATGCGCGGGCACTGCCCTTCACCGAAGCCTTCGATCTGGCGGTCAGTTTCGGAGCCCTCGGACACTTCCTGCCGGCGGAGCGGCCCGCACTCTTCGCCGCCGTCCACCGGGCGCTGCGACCCGGTGGACTCTTCGCCTTTCCGGTCGCCGCACCGCCACGCGTCACCTCACCCTGGTACTGGGCGCTGGCCGGCTTCGACGCGGTGATGCGGGTGCGGAACGCGGTATGGCGCCCACCCTTCGTGATGTACTACCGCAGCTGCCCGTTGACGGCGCTGCGCACGGACCTGGCGGCGGCCGGATTCGCCGTGACGGTGGCGCCCCTGGAGGGCCTCGGACGGCGGGAGGACGGCAGCCCGAGGTGTCAACTGCTGCTCGCACGCCGAGCGTAG
- a CDS encoding carbon-nitrogen hydrolase family protein, whose product MNDLHALPSGPLTVAAGQAACVALDIPANVAAAADLVRRAGDQGAELLVLPELFLTGYELAGIVADPDAHTLDPADPRLDPLAAACAETRTAVVAGAPTRNPGSGQLHISVLVLGRDGRFAAQYDKQHGTPNERAAGFSSGIAGCTLSFEGWRLGLGICWDSGFPEHARAAALDGAHAYLVGAMFGQGSGAQQRAVVFPARALDNTCYALLANHCGPSGPYQGSGGSAVWSPDGTLLVDAGTADPALALARLDPQVLAGARAAEPVLVDPSLSAPRHPRLDVALT is encoded by the coding sequence ATGAATGATCTTCATGCCCTGCCTTCCGGTCCGCTCACGGTGGCGGCCGGTCAGGCGGCCTGCGTCGCGCTGGACATCCCGGCGAACGTCGCCGCCGCCGCTGACCTGGTCCGTCGCGCCGGCGACCAGGGAGCCGAACTGCTGGTACTGCCGGAGCTCTTCCTCACCGGTTACGAGTTGGCGGGGATCGTGGCCGACCCCGATGCCCACACCCTGGACCCCGCCGACCCCCGCTTGGATCCGCTGGCCGCGGCCTGCGCCGAGACCCGCACCGCGGTGGTGGCCGGAGCTCCCACCCGCAACCCGGGGTCGGGGCAACTGCACATCTCCGTCCTGGTGCTGGGTCGTGACGGCCGGTTCGCCGCCCAGTACGACAAGCAGCACGGCACACCGAACGAGCGCGCCGCCGGCTTCAGCTCGGGCATCGCCGGATGCACCCTCTCCTTCGAGGGCTGGCGTCTTGGCCTGGGGATCTGCTGGGACTCCGGCTTCCCCGAGCACGCCCGCGCCGCCGCCCTCGACGGCGCGCACGCGTACCTGGTCGGCGCGATGTTCGGCCAGGGCTCGGGTGCCCAGCAGCGTGCCGTCGTCTTCCCGGCCCGGGCCCTGGACAACACCTGCTACGCCCTGTTGGCCAACCACTGCGGGCCCAGCGGGCCGTACCAGGGCTCTGGCGGTAGTGCCGTCTGGAGCCCGGACGGCACCCTGCTCGTGGACGCGGGCACCGCTGATCCCGCTCTGGCGCTCGCCCGCCTCGATCCGCAGGTCCTGGCCGGGGCCCGGGCGGCGGAACCGGTGCTGGTCGACCCCTCGCTCAGCGCTCCCAGGCACCCGCGGCTCGACGTCGCCCTCACCTGA